The window CGCTCGCAATGCTGAGCATCCCATCGCTAAGGTCAACGCCTGTAACTGAAAAATATTTTTTGAAATGAAAATCATGTCCTCCTGCGCCGCAGCCAAGATGCAGCATTGTAGGTTTCTTTCCAGAAACGCGGCCTTCTAGGGACTTTACGTAGATCATCGCCTCATCTTTATAGGTTTCCGGTGCGGCAAGAATATGCTCTGTCCAAGCCAGATCATTATAAGCCTTCCAACTCATCTCTTTTCACCTCTTTTCAACCGTGCTTCCTTGGGGGACTGACCCCTTTTGGGAGGAACTGGGAAGTTAACGGGAGATTTTTCCTCCAGGACGTCTCCTTATTTTCCCCTTTAATTCTAGTATGGATAAGGCTTCTAGGAAACTCGATAGATTTCTTTGAAAAGGCTGTGCTAGCTGGTCTTCATTCAAAGTCATGTTTCCTAAAAATTCTAGGATTTGCTCTTCTATTAACGAATTTCCAATTTCATCTGCTGAGTTTTCCAGGTGGGTTTTAAACGTCATGTGTTTTGGTTTCAATTTGTCATTTGGCTCGGTAAATTCTACTATATCTAGTATATCCAATGCCAGCTGATATGGCTCTATATATATTTGTGCACCATTTTTGATTAACCTGTTTGTGCCCTTACCTTCACTATGATAAATTCCACTGGGGACTGCCAAAACTGTCCTATTATTTTCCATTCCCCACTGGGCGGTGATTAAACTGCCGCTATAAAGGCTGGCTTCCACTACCAATATTTTGTGAGCCCAGGCACTGATTAAGTAGTTCCTCATGGGGAAATTGGCTCTCCTGGCAGGTGTCCCTGGTGGATACTGGGATACGACAGCACCCTTTTCTATTATTGCTTCCATTAGACCTTGATGCTCCTTTGGATAGCAAATATCCACTCCATTTCCTAGAAAGGCCAGGGTATACCCACCTTCCTTCAAACATGCTGTAT of the Desulfitibacter alkalitolerans DSM 16504 genome contains:
- a CDS encoding DNA-processing protein DprA, which codes for TACLKEGGYTLAFLGNGVDICYPKEHQGLMEAIIEKGAVVSQYPPGTPARRANFPMRNYLISAWAHKILVVEASLYSGSLITAQWGMENNRTVLAVPSGIYHSEGKGTNRLIKNGAQIYIEPYQLALDILDIVEFTEPNDKLKPKHMTFKTHLENSADEIGNSLIEEQILEFLGNMTLNEDQLAQPFQRNLSSFLEALSILELKGKIRRRPGGKISR